The following proteins are co-located in the Echinicola sp. 20G genome:
- a CDS encoding SdiA-regulated domain-containing protein, with protein MHHFKFIVFFFFVIISSCGLREKRFDGKYISPPGYNLAEPEKLILPERLDELSGMTLAPNGHFWLIEDESSVIYEIAWPNNKIIRMSKFAKNMDVEDVLWTGNRLFALKSNGDLYEVIDVFDQDVSSIKHDFPYEGKRDLESVGHFDEEKLILFCKECKLDDDKNVSSAFWFNIKEGKYSEAKDFKLTEKKMRRLLQEQDEYKLTIKPSATALHPISGKLYVLSSVGKWLLIMDKFGDMESLYRLDPKIFKQAEGITFDDTGNMFISNEADGGNANILKFSYKPEMK; from the coding sequence ATGCATCACTTTAAATTTATAGTCTTTTTCTTTTTTGTTATAATTTCATCTTGTGGATTGAGAGAAAAACGTTTTGATGGTAAGTATATTTCTCCTCCTGGGTATAATTTAGCTGAGCCGGAAAAACTTATTCTTCCGGAAAGATTGGATGAATTATCAGGAATGACTTTAGCTCCTAATGGTCACTTTTGGCTCATAGAAGATGAGTCTTCAGTAATCTATGAAATTGCTTGGCCGAACAATAAGATAATTCGCATGAGCAAGTTTGCCAAAAATATGGATGTTGAGGATGTTTTATGGACTGGTAACAGGTTGTTTGCATTGAAGAGTAATGGTGATTTATATGAAGTTATAGATGTTTTCGACCAAGATGTAAGTTCAATTAAACACGATTTTCCATATGAAGGAAAGCGCGATCTTGAATCTGTTGGTCATTTTGATGAAGAAAAGCTTATATTATTTTGTAAGGAATGCAAATTAGATGATGATAAGAATGTTTCCAGTGCATTTTGGTTTAACATAAAGGAAGGTAAGTACTCAGAAGCGAAGGATTTCAAATTGACAGAAAAGAAAATGCGTAGGCTTCTACAAGAACAAGACGAGTATAAATTGACAATAAAGCCTTCAGCTACAGCATTGCACCCCATTTCTGGTAAGTTGTATGTCCTTTCATCAGTGGGGAAATGGCTTTTGATAATGGATAAATTTGGGGATATGGAGTCTTTGTACAGGCTTGATCCTAAAATTTTTAAGCAAGCTGAAGGAATCACTTTTGATGATACAGGCAATATGTTTATCTCCAATGAAGCGGACGGAGGCAATGCCAATATTTTAAAATTCTCCTATAAACCTGAAATGAAATGA
- a CDS encoding Pycsar system effector family protein, whose product MEPTKIQIIEKVSGYVKGHFQSNDTELFIYHNLEHTEDVVKAAAKIAESYSLTEEDHDALLVSAWFHDSGCWGRTELKDHENRSAKLAEDFLTQEGASINFISKVKSAIKSTKMPQNPNGLIEEILCDADLFHLGSEDYYDRSLKLWEEFIQMKVFDIDILSWLKSNLIFLGKHKYHTEYCKQNLMAGKQKNMADLVQKIEEMEADKPKKKKNKKNKGPERGIETLFRTTSRNHLELSSIADNKANIMISVNSIILTIIVSVLLRKLEEFPNYIIPTVMLLSTSLITMVFAILATRPNISSGKVTREAIDKKESNLLYFGNFHEMKLEEYQYGMKKMMEDADFLYGSMTKDIYYLGQVLGKKYKLLRKSYTVFMFGFIVSILAFVVASVFFPVDTF is encoded by the coding sequence ATGGAACCAACCAAAATTCAAATTATAGAGAAAGTTTCTGGATATGTGAAAGGCCACTTTCAAAGTAATGATACCGAACTTTTCATTTATCATAATTTAGAACATACGGAAGATGTAGTAAAAGCTGCAGCTAAAATCGCTGAGAGCTATTCCCTAACTGAGGAAGATCATGATGCTTTATTGGTGTCAGCTTGGTTTCATGATTCCGGTTGCTGGGGAAGAACTGAACTTAAAGACCATGAAAATAGAAGTGCCAAACTTGCAGAGGACTTTTTGACTCAAGAAGGTGCTAGCATCAACTTTATCTCAAAAGTCAAGTCAGCGATTAAGTCTACCAAAATGCCCCAAAATCCAAATGGCCTAATTGAAGAAATTCTTTGTGATGCTGATCTTTTTCACCTTGGGAGCGAAGATTATTATGACCGTTCATTAAAACTCTGGGAAGAGTTTATCCAAATGAAAGTGTTTGATATTGATATTTTATCATGGCTTAAATCGAATTTGATTTTCCTAGGAAAACATAAATACCATACAGAATATTGCAAACAAAACTTAATGGCTGGCAAGCAAAAAAACATGGCTGATTTGGTTCAAAAAATAGAGGAAATGGAAGCTGATAAACCTAAGAAAAAGAAGAATAAAAAAAATAAAGGTCCTGAACGAGGGATAGAAACACTATTCCGAACTACATCCAGAAATCACCTTGAACTCAGTTCAATAGCAGACAACAAGGCAAATATCATGATTTCTGTTAATTCCATTATTCTAACCATCATTGTTTCGGTGCTTTTAAGAAAGCTAGAAGAATTCCCCAATTATATCATTCCGACAGTCATGTTGCTCAGCACAAGTTTGATTACCATGGTCTTTGCCATACTGGCCACCAGGCCAAACATTAGCTCAGGAAAAGTCACTAGAGAAGCCATTGATAAAAAAGAGTCGAACTTGCTCTACTTTGGAAATTTTCATGAAATGAAATTGGAAGAATATCAATATGGCATGAAGAAAATGATGGAAGATGCTGATTTTCTATACGGAAGCATGACTAAAGATATCTATTACCTTGGGCAAGTTTTAGGAAAGAAATACAAACTTCTGAGAAAAAGTTATACGGTATTTATGTTTGGGTTTATCGTTTCCATACTGGCTTTTGTGGTGGCTTCAGTCTTTTTCCCAGTGGATACCTTTTGA
- a CDS encoding DUF1080 domain-containing protein, which yields MDRSIFKSVFSCLLIFIPLVSMAQIGVGAKKPRSAHWLFDGSQKMLDKNWEYWKGPRLAAEPPIKWKIVDDPVDAGSAVNTNDPAAANGLYGAADIVTKEKYKDFRLHIEFLIQHPGGNSGVYLQNRYEIQVLDGDSTAHGMAAVINEKAAPYSAYNGLGKWNAYDITFRAARFDKDGKLKEKALVSIYFNGQKIHDNVHIQQVWGGPNSGIDGGSDGGKGITDQAGGIKLQAEGHDVLYRNIWIEKLDIEGSQIDF from the coding sequence ATGGACCGTAGCATTTTTAAGAGTGTATTTTCCTGTTTGTTGATTTTTATTCCTTTAGTCTCAATGGCACAAATAGGAGTGGGAGCCAAAAAGCCCAGGAGTGCTCATTGGCTTTTTGATGGAAGCCAAAAAATGCTGGACAAAAATTGGGAATATTGGAAGGGGCCAAGATTGGCAGCAGAGCCTCCCATAAAATGGAAGATAGTAGATGACCCTGTTGATGCTGGATCAGCAGTCAATACAAATGACCCTGCCGCAGCTAACGGCTTATATGGAGCTGCGGATATTGTCACCAAAGAAAAATATAAGGACTTCAGGTTACATATAGAGTTTCTGATCCAGCATCCTGGAGGAAATAGCGGTGTATATTTACAGAATCGATATGAGATTCAGGTTTTGGATGGTGACTCTACTGCTCATGGAATGGCCGCTGTAATCAATGAGAAAGCAGCTCCATATTCAGCTTATAATGGATTAGGAAAATGGAATGCTTATGATATTACTTTTAGGGCGGCGCGCTTTGACAAAGACGGAAAACTTAAGGAAAAGGCCTTGGTAAGCATTTATTTCAATGGTCAAAAGATTCATGACAACGTCCATATCCAACAGGTTTGGGGTGGGCCAAATTCAGGTATTGACGGTGGAAGTGATGGAGGTAAAGGAATCACTGACCAAGCAGGAGGAATTAAGCTACAAGCAGAAGGGCATGATGTGCTTTACAGAAATATTTGGATAGAAAAACTGGACATTGAGGGTTCTCAAATTGATTTTTGA
- a CDS encoding Fur family transcriptional regulator, producing the protein MKIKSLEKHLSSHSIRPTAMRLLVLETLLAQKVAISLTDLENSFEHSDRVTLYRTLKTFQEKKIIHSIDDGTGVTKYALCEESCNCAIEKDLHVYFYCRICNGTFCLPHFKIPSIGLPKKFVQEKANLVVKGICDQCS; encoded by the coding sequence ATGAAAATCAAAAGTTTAGAGAAACATTTGAGCAGTCACAGTATCCGCCCAACAGCCATGAGGCTGTTGGTGTTGGAGACTTTATTGGCCCAAAAAGTGGCCATAAGCCTTACTGATTTAGAGAACTCTTTTGAGCATTCAGACCGTGTGACATTGTATAGGACCTTGAAGACTTTTCAAGAAAAGAAAATCATTCACAGTATCGATGATGGTACGGGTGTGACGAAATATGCACTTTGTGAGGAAAGCTGCAACTGCGCTATTGAAAAAGACCTGCATGTTTATTTTTACTGTCGGATATGCAACGGTACTTTTTGTTTGCCTCATTTTAAGATCCCAAGCATTGGATTGCCAAAGAAGTTTGTGCAAGAAAAGGCGAATCTAGTGGTCAAAGGAATTTGTGATCAATGTAGTTGA
- a CDS encoding efflux RND transporter periplasmic adaptor subunit — MNRNTYISIFSLIVMAFGSGCNSPQEAGLKSTEIIEEEHGEMVHLSDDQVNSLKLTIDKVREQDVATYVEANGELEVPPQNEASITAYIGANVAVINVIEGDYVNKGQVLARLSHPDLIKLQTAYQQDWNRLKYLEKENSRQETLYEKEVGSGRDLQKTQSDLAALKGQVNGLRNQLKLLGIEASALENGEVIEQVPVKSSISGYIKKVNIKTGQYVAPQFEMFEVVNIEHIHADLMVFEKDVHLVEKGQKVRFSVQTVQNEELQAEVYAVGKSFEQEPKAVHIHAEIENKKGLLIPGMYVRGQVVVGEQSLLAVREGALVKEGNEYFIFSAQKLADEWSFEPVPVKVGVKDGNWSSINFVNPEDAKKEFVIDNAYYIMAEMKKGEGGHHH; from the coding sequence ATGAATAGAAATACTTATATCAGCATATTTTCACTAATCGTTATGGCTTTTGGATCAGGGTGTAACAGTCCTCAGGAAGCAGGGCTGAAATCAACAGAAATTATAGAAGAAGAGCATGGAGAGATGGTTCACCTCAGCGACGATCAAGTGAATAGCTTGAAGCTTACCATAGATAAAGTTCGTGAGCAAGATGTGGCCACTTATGTAGAAGCAAATGGAGAATTGGAAGTTCCTCCACAAAATGAAGCATCCATTACGGCCTATATTGGTGCTAATGTGGCTGTTATCAACGTGATTGAGGGTGATTATGTCAATAAAGGTCAGGTTTTGGCCAGATTGAGTCACCCTGATTTGATCAAACTTCAAACTGCTTACCAGCAAGACTGGAACAGATTGAAGTACTTAGAAAAAGAAAACAGTAGGCAGGAAACCTTGTATGAAAAAGAGGTAGGTTCTGGTAGGGACTTGCAAAAAACACAATCTGATTTGGCCGCCCTTAAAGGACAAGTAAATGGTCTGAGAAATCAGTTAAAGTTATTGGGTATAGAGGCAAGTGCCTTGGAAAATGGAGAGGTAATAGAACAAGTACCGGTTAAAAGCTCAATTTCAGGATATATCAAAAAAGTCAATATCAAAACGGGCCAATATGTTGCGCCACAGTTTGAAATGTTTGAAGTAGTGAATATTGAGCATATTCATGCTGATTTGATGGTTTTTGAGAAAGATGTGCATTTGGTAGAAAAAGGGCAGAAAGTACGTTTTAGCGTCCAAACAGTCCAAAATGAAGAATTACAAGCTGAAGTTTATGCAGTAGGTAAATCATTCGAACAAGAGCCTAAAGCAGTTCATATTCATGCTGAGATAGAAAATAAGAAGGGTTTATTGATCCCTGGAATGTATGTGCGAGGTCAAGTTGTGGTTGGAGAACAGTCCTTATTAGCGGTTAGGGAGGGAGCATTGGTGAAGGAAGGTAATGAATATTTTATCTTCTCAGCACAAAAGCTAGCAGATGAATGGTCCTTCGAACCAGTTCCTGTAAAAGTAGGTGTGAAAGATGGAAACTGGTCTTCTATCAACTTCGTTAATCCTGAAGATGCCAAAAAGGAATTTGTGATTGATAATGCTTATTACATTATGGCAGAAATGAAAAAGGGTGAAGGAGGACACCATCACTAA